In Acropora muricata isolate sample 2 chromosome 11, ASM3666990v1, whole genome shotgun sequence, one DNA window encodes the following:
- the LOC136890490 gene encoding uncharacterized protein, protein MSGETAKSAAACLGVIRLDYDYPPAPGDIDHPDSFSCDVYYKVVPGLTFEMCQKGQMTKEVQKRFKQSIKWLVKEKNVNGITGDCGFMMNFQGFARKVTKIPIFMSSLCQLPAVTCGFAQKEQIIIMTANGKSLEPMRDLIRDECGVDTQDKRYNIVGCEDVPHFGPAVANGDKVDTKKAQPGIVKKAVEALKKYPHSRAFLLECTELPPYSDAIRFHTGLPVYDSITACHFFISGHKDNVRFGLQDWQDDWDEEQEEYDYGDNLNRKEKKELVNKVE, encoded by the coding sequence ATGTCTGGAGAAACGGCAAAATCAGCTGCAGCCTGTCTTGGAGTTATTCGTCTAGATTACGATTATCCTCCAGCCCCGGGTGACATAGACCATCCCGACTCATTCAGTTGTGACGTTTACTACAAAGTTGTGCCTGGTCTCACGTTTGAAATGTGCCAGAAAGGGCAGATGACTAAGGAAGTTCAAAAGCGATTTAAACAGTCCATCAAATGGCTTGTGAAAGAGAAAAACGTCAATGGAATAACTGGTGATTGTGGTTTCATGATGAACTTTCAAGGCTTTGCTCGAAAAGTCACTAAGATCCCCATTTTTATGAGCTCCCTTTGCCAGCTTCCAGCCGTTACATGCGGCTTTGCGCAGAAAGAGCAAATCATCATCATGACGGCGAACGGGAAAAGCCTGGAGCCCATGAGAGATCTGATTAGGGATGAGTGTGGCGTGGACACCCAAGACAAGCGTTataacattgttggatgtgaagaTGTCCCTCATTTTGGTCCAGCAGTTGCTAATGGAGATAAAGTGGATACCAAAAAGGCCCAGCCAGGGATCGTGAAAAAGGCTGTCGAAGCACTTAAGAAGTACCCACATAGCAGAGCATTTCTGTTGGAATGCACCGAACTTCCTCCATATTCGGATGCCATTCGATTTCACACAGGTTTACCAGTCTATGATTCTATCACAGCATGTCACTTCTTTATCAGTGGACACAAGGACAACGTGAGGTTTGGCCTTCAAGATTGGCAGGATGACTGGGATGAAGAGCAAGAAGAGTACGATTATGGGGATAACCttaacagaaaagaaaagaaagaactcGTAAATAAGGTTGAATAG